A DNA window from Caulobacter mirabilis contains the following coding sequences:
- a CDS encoding PepSY domain-containing protein, with amino-acid sequence MKRFLVLFAAALIGAGSPAATTIAWAQGRGQYDDRDDDRGRRGNPSDDGWSRGGDARGGRLVPLEQVIRGIARSSPGRLLDAGLEGGDRPIYRVRWQTNDGRRIDYIVDARTGQIIGRD; translated from the coding sequence ATGAAACGCTTCCTCGTCCTCTTTGCCGCCGCGCTGATCGGCGCCGGGTCCCCGGCGGCGACGACGATCGCCTGGGCGCAGGGCCGCGGGCAGTACGACGACCGCGACGACGACCGCGGCCGGCGGGGAAACCCGTCCGACGACGGATGGTCCCGCGGCGGCGATGCGCGCGGCGGCCGTCTGGTTCCGCTGGAACAGGTGATCCGCGGAATCGCCAGATCCAGCCCCGGGCGGCTGCTCGACGCGGGCCTGGAAGGCGGCGACCGGCCCATCTATCGCGTGCGCTGGCAGACCAACGACGGCCGGAGGATCGACTACATCGTCGACGCCCGCACCGGCCAGATCATCGGACGGGACTGA
- a CDS encoding DUF3168 domain-containing protein translates to MSPDLALQQALLAHLRADPALAALLGDPPRIHDAPPQARVFPHLVFGRAETRPWGGLDGEGLEHALTLTCLSHFDGAEEAKAVIAAVRARLHGADLALDGHRLVNLRVAYADVFRAPDWRPVVGVVRLRAVTEPL, encoded by the coding sequence ATGAGCCCCGACCTGGCGCTGCAGCAGGCGCTGCTGGCGCATCTGCGCGCCGATCCGGCGCTGGCGGCCCTGCTCGGCGACCCGCCGCGCATCCATGACGCGCCGCCGCAGGCGCGCGTCTTTCCCCACCTCGTGTTCGGCCGCGCCGAGACCCGCCCCTGGGGCGGGCTGGACGGCGAGGGGCTGGAGCACGCCCTGACCCTGACCTGCCTGTCCCACTTCGACGGCGCCGAGGAGGCCAAGGCGGTGATCGCCGCCGTCCGCGCCCGGCTGCACGGCGCCGATCTGGCGCTGGACGGACATCGGCTGGTGAACCTGCGCGTGGCCTACGCCGACGTCTTCCGGGCGCCCGACTGGCGGCCCGTCGTCGGCGTCGTCCGGCTGCGGGCGGTGACCGAACCCCTCTGA
- a CDS encoding phage tail tape measure protein, with protein MTQFDDGGLEGLPRQAAEAAAAMEALRQPAERAASAIDEAFGKAGDSLARSLSRAAADGKVTLAELAEAVIAAVNAAAGAGGGGRGGGLAEALSAVLSGGGFGGARADGGGVLGGRAYLVGERGPEVFRPAGAGTIEPAAGGGATINVTVRGEGGAALLRSETQIAAALARAASLGARNL; from the coding sequence ATGACCCAGTTCGACGACGGCGGGCTTGAGGGCCTGCCGCGGCAGGCGGCCGAGGCGGCGGCCGCCATGGAAGCCCTGCGCCAGCCGGCCGAGCGCGCCGCGTCCGCCATCGATGAGGCCTTCGGCAAGGCCGGCGACAGCCTGGCCCGGTCGCTGTCGCGCGCCGCGGCCGATGGCAAGGTGACCCTGGCCGAACTGGCCGAGGCGGTGATCGCCGCGGTCAACGCCGCTGCGGGCGCTGGCGGCGGCGGGCGCGGCGGCGGACTGGCGGAGGCGCTGTCCGCAGTCCTGAGCGGCGGCGGCTTCGGCGGGGCCCGGGCCGACGGCGGCGGGGTCCTAGGCGGTCGCGCCTATCTCGTCGGCGAGCGCGGACCCGAAGTCTTCCGGCCGGCCGGAGCTGGGACGATCGAGCCCGCGGCCGGCGGCGGCGCGACGATCAACGTCACCGTCCGGGGCGAGGGCGGCGCGGCGCTGCTGCGCTCCGAGACCCAGATCGCCGCCGCCCTGGCCCGGGCGGCGAGCCTGGGCGCGCGGAACCTTTGA
- a CDS encoding phage major tail protein, TP901-1 family: protein MAAQRGKDILLKIGDGADPEGFAAVAGLRARTLSLNARSVDATDGDSAGRWRELLAGAGVKQAAVSGAGIFRDAVSDAMIREAFFAQAARTWRLVVPDFGTLQGPFLVTALEYAGEHEGEATWALTLASAGEIVFEALP, encoded by the coding sequence ATGGCCGCCCAACGCGGAAAGGACATCCTGCTCAAGATCGGCGACGGCGCGGACCCGGAAGGATTCGCCGCCGTGGCCGGGCTGCGGGCGCGGACGCTCTCGCTCAACGCCCGGTCCGTGGACGCCACAGACGGCGACAGCGCCGGCCGTTGGCGCGAACTGCTGGCTGGGGCGGGCGTGAAACAGGCGGCCGTCTCCGGGGCCGGGATCTTCCGCGACGCCGTCAGCGACGCGATGATCCGCGAGGCCTTCTTCGCCCAGGCGGCGCGGACCTGGCGGCTGGTCGTGCCCGACTTCGGGACGCTGCAGGGCCCGTTCCTGGTCACGGCGCTGGAGTACGCCGGCGAGCATGAAGGCGAGGCGACCTGGGCCCTGACCCTGGCCTCGGCCGGCGAGATCGTCTTCGAGGCCCTGCCGTGA
- a CDS encoding peptidase P60 — protein MVAAARRWIGTPYRHQASLRGVGCDCLGLVRGLWRELAGDEPEPPPPYRPDWAETDPTERLLAAAERHLRPVPIDQARPGDILLFRMSPDACVKHCAVLSATVGPGAPDPRIVHAYWGRAVVESWLGPWWRRRRAAAFAFPFVNE, from the coding sequence GTGGTCGCCGCCGCCCGCCGCTGGATCGGCACGCCCTATCGGCATCAGGCGAGCCTGAGGGGCGTGGGCTGCGACTGCCTGGGCCTGGTCCGCGGCCTGTGGCGCGAGCTGGCCGGCGATGAGCCCGAGCCGCCGCCGCCCTATCGTCCCGACTGGGCCGAAACCGATCCGACGGAGCGGCTGCTCGCCGCCGCGGAGCGACATCTGAGGCCCGTTCCGATCGATCAGGCCCGACCCGGCGACATCCTGCTGTTCCGCATGAGCCCGGACGCCTGCGTCAAGCATTGCGCCGTCCTGTCGGCGACCGTCGGGCCCGGCGCGCCCGATCCGCGCATCGTCCACGCCTATTGGGGACGGGCGGTGGTGGAGAGTTGGCTCGGCCCTTGGTGGCGACGCCGGCGAGCGGCGGCCTTCGCCTTTCCCTTCGTGAACGAGTGA
- a CDS encoding GTA-gp10 family protein has protein sequence MTAVANGARGEAVATLGGRPRRLCLTLGALAELETAFGAADWQALAERLRSPSARDLAVVLAALLRGGGEEGVDVVALDAREAAEAVAAAFRAAAA, from the coding sequence GTGACCGCCGTCGCAAACGGCGCGAGGGGCGAGGCCGTGGCGACGCTGGGCGGGCGGCCGCGGCGGCTGTGCCTGACCCTGGGCGCGCTGGCCGAGCTGGAGACCGCCTTCGGCGCCGCCGACTGGCAGGCCCTGGCCGAACGGCTGCGGTCGCCGTCGGCGCGCGATCTGGCCGTCGTGCTGGCGGCGCTGCTGCGCGGCGGCGGGGAGGAGGGCGTGGACGTCGTCGCCCTCGACGCCCGCGAGGCGGCCGAGGCGGTCGCCGCCGCCTTCCGGGCCGCCGCAGCGTGA
- a CDS encoding baseplate hub protein produces MKDAPPALAARIESGAATLCHAWLLTRRDGRRLGFTDHDRPLDHGGLTCSAASGWTAGAADTALAFSGAGSAVAAGGLDDAAVTEADIRAGAYDGADLECRRVDWERPDLFVILWRGRISRLRREGAAFEAEIEGPLAALDRTAGRLFGRLCDAALGDARCGVAADHPSVGLGCDKRFSTCSGRFGNVLNFRGFPSIPGGDFLTAHPGPGERHDGGSRRG; encoded by the coding sequence ATGAAGGACGCACCGCCGGCGCTGGCGGCCCGGATCGAGTCCGGCGCCGCGACGCTCTGCCATGCCTGGCTGCTGACCCGTCGCGACGGGCGGAGGCTGGGCTTCACCGACCATGATCGGCCGCTCGACCATGGCGGCCTCACCTGCTCCGCCGCGAGCGGCTGGACCGCAGGCGCGGCCGACACGGCGCTCGCCTTCTCCGGGGCCGGATCGGCCGTCGCGGCGGGCGGCCTTGACGATGCGGCCGTGACCGAGGCCGACATCCGGGCGGGGGCCTATGACGGCGCGGACCTGGAATGTCGCCGCGTCGACTGGGAGCGTCCGGACCTCTTCGTCATCCTGTGGCGCGGCCGGATCTCGCGGCTGCGGCGCGAGGGAGCGGCGTTCGAGGCCGAGATCGAGGGGCCGCTGGCCGCGCTCGACCGCACGGCCGGACGGCTGTTCGGACGGCTGTGCGACGCCGCGCTGGGCGACGCGCGCTGCGGGGTCGCGGCGGACCATCCGAGCGTGGGCCTGGGATGCGACAAGCGTTTCAGCACCTGCTCAGGCCGTTTCGGCAATGTGCTGAACTTCAGGGGCTTCCCGTCCATTCCGGGCGGCGACTTCCTGACCGCCCATCCCGGCCCGGGCGAGCGTCACGACGGCGGCAGCCGACGTGGATAG
- a CDS encoding DUF2460 domain-containing protein — translation MSFHEARLPARLAFGSTCGVERRTEVVTLASGFERRSTPWAHGRRRYLIGAGVRSLDDAAALVAFFEARRGRLYGFRFKDFADFKSCAPSADISPLDQNLGVGNGERFEFPLRKAYGGDGPARTIRKPVVGSARVAVDGVETTAFAVDATTGLVTLAAPPPTGAVVTAGFAFDTPVRFDADRIDVTLESFQAGRVVAVPLIEVRI, via the coding sequence ATGTCCTTTCATGAGGCGCGCCTGCCCGCGCGGCTGGCGTTCGGCTCGACCTGCGGCGTCGAGCGCCGCACCGAGGTTGTCACGCTGGCTTCCGGCTTCGAGCGACGGTCGACGCCCTGGGCGCACGGCCGCCGCCGCTATCTGATCGGCGCGGGCGTGCGGTCGCTGGACGATGCGGCGGCGCTGGTCGCCTTCTTCGAAGCGCGTCGCGGCCGGCTGTACGGATTCCGCTTCAAGGACTTCGCTGACTTCAAGTCCTGTGCGCCGTCCGCCGATATTTCTCCATTGGATCAGAACCTTGGCGTCGGAAATGGAGAGCGTTTCGAGTTTCCGCTTCGCAAGGCCTACGGCGGCGACGGCCCCGCGCGGACGATCCGCAAACCGGTGGTCGGATCCGCCCGGGTCGCGGTCGATGGCGTCGAGACCACAGCCTTCGCCGTCGATGCGACGACCGGTCTGGTCACGCTGGCCGCGCCGCCGCCGACGGGCGCCGTCGTCACTGCCGGCTTCGCCTTTGACACCCCGGTCCGATTCGACGCCGACCGCATCGACGTGACCCTGGAGAGCTTCCAGGCCGGCCGCGTCGTCGCCGTCCCGCTCATCGAGGTGCGGATCTAG
- a CDS encoding RES family NAD+ phosphorylase produces MSTPFAADSERPMLEGLPVVREAFARTVRLVSTARLRASVLNALVDEDDLEALSEIEAATSTRLVAQDRGFESLHANEFVFNVPHAKFVNACFAYAKPRELNRFNGPGRGAWYAALAVETCLAEVVHHMTEMLARTGEFRAVVEYAEMHASLAGEYVDLRQLPDHPCLHPDAVLAYPRGNALAEAARAVGLNGIIYPSVRHSGGTCFAALWPHAVQSVAPGSVYRIEWKGGPEPHVATVSGDLP; encoded by the coding sequence ATGTCGACGCCGTTCGCGGCGGACTCTGAGCGCCCGATGCTGGAGGGGCTCCCGGTCGTTCGAGAGGCTTTCGCCAGGACGGTGCGGCTGGTGTCGACGGCCCGCTTGCGGGCATCCGTTCTCAACGCGCTGGTGGATGAAGACGACCTCGAGGCGCTGTCCGAGATCGAAGCCGCGACCAGTACGCGCCTGGTGGCTCAGGATCGCGGCTTCGAAAGCCTCCACGCGAACGAGTTCGTGTTCAACGTGCCGCACGCCAAGTTCGTCAACGCGTGTTTCGCCTATGCAAAACCGCGGGAGCTGAATCGGTTCAACGGACCGGGCCGGGGCGCGTGGTACGCAGCGCTCGCCGTAGAGACCTGTCTGGCCGAGGTGGTCCACCACATGACGGAAATGCTTGCCCGGACAGGGGAGTTTCGGGCCGTGGTCGAGTATGCCGAAATGCACGCCAGCCTGGCCGGGGAGTATGTCGATCTTCGCCAGCTCCCGGACCATCCCTGCCTGCATCCCGACGCCGTGCTGGCCTATCCGCGCGGCAATGCGCTGGCCGAGGCCGCGCGCGCGGTGGGCCTCAACGGGATCATCTATCCGTCGGTGAGGCATTCGGGGGGGACATGTTTCGCGGCTCTATGGCCGCACGCCGTGCAGTCGGTTGCGCCTGGAAGCGTCTACAGGATCGAATGGAAGGGCGGGCCGGAGCCCCACGTCGCCACGGTCAGCGGTGACCTGCCTTGA
- a CDS encoding baseplate multidomain protein megatron, whose product MAQVIFSRVGDAVGGALGAAIGAQIGGVLDGLLISALTPPRRTGPRIRDLALTSTTEGAPMAAVFGRARVAGQLIWAARFRERRVERQVDGGKGGPRATESHYSLSFAVALGEGPIDGLGRVWANGKPMDLDGVTMRLHRGTEDQTPDPLIEAVEGTAPAYRGCAYVVFEDLPLAAYGDRPPQLAFEVFRRPVGETAGLEDRLKSVCLIPGAGEFALATQVVRRQDSLVRTAPENVNNAEGRPDLLVSLDQLQAQLPALEEVVLVVAWFGTSLDAGVCAFRPGVETAGKPTRPFAWRAGGVDRNAAHRISTLEGGGPAYGGTPADEAVVQAIVELRRRGLKVTLYPFVLMDCDGYPWRGRITGGVDDVAALFGGAGPGHFSDDGRTTAYHGPAEDWGWRRMILHHARLATLAGGVDGFLIGSEMVGVTTIRGPARSYPAVEALRGLAADCRAVLGTGTAIGYAADWTEYFGHQPADGSGDVAFHLDPLWADPAIDFVGIDFYPPLADQRGPDAAEIEVAGGEGFDWFYATEADRTAGRRRPITDGAHGEPWVFRPKDLVGWWSNAHHDRPGGVRSPTSTAWVPRGKPIRLIEFGCAAVDKGANAPNAFIDPKSAESRLPPFSNGARDDLAQRRTLEAALAHFAAPPANPVSEVYGGPMVEAMSAWCWDARPFPDFPARAGLWSDGPNWALGHWLNGRVGAAPLGALAQTLAARAGVALDVGDAAGVTTGCVLEGPTRLRDALEPLAACLGFDVAERSGRAALTARDGGVAITLTEDDLARPETGEALAARRTLPAPPDVMVLRFIDETAGYQTGSLTVRRESVDAGGVAGADLPLVMAAPQAEAVGRRLLARAEAARDEATVHLAPLAALRLEAGDRLRLPGYARLWRVERLDLDERPRALLSLCEPPAPAGGSPDWTPGPVIQPPGPPVLHLLDLPLLPGAETDRRLMAAVAAEPWRACDLHAGAAADALTLRGRAGAPANVGVTLSPLPAGPLHRFDRTARLTVRLEGAPPQNRSRAAVLGGANALAVQGAGGDWEILQFLSAEPVAPDVWVLSGLLRGQAGSEPAMAALTPAGAAVVALDDGLVRVETALFERGVPLLWRAAPAGAPPGGEAASETIAVWRGLADRPWAPAHLRRETLADGAVRFRWIRRARIGGDGWEAEPPLGEETERYRIELLVDGAVVRRAETEAPVFAWTPAMQAVDRPGGLPDPVVVRLAQFSSAFGWGAVTVRSLWR is encoded by the coding sequence ATGGCTCAGGTGATCTTCTCGCGTGTCGGCGACGCGGTCGGCGGCGCGCTCGGCGCAGCCATCGGGGCCCAGATCGGCGGCGTCCTCGACGGCCTGCTGATCTCCGCCTTGACCCCGCCGCGACGGACCGGTCCGCGCATCCGCGATCTGGCTCTGACCTCGACGACGGAGGGGGCGCCGATGGCGGCGGTGTTCGGCCGCGCCCGGGTCGCCGGCCAGCTGATCTGGGCGGCGCGGTTCCGCGAGCGGCGGGTCGAGCGCCAGGTCGACGGCGGCAAGGGCGGTCCCCGTGCGACCGAGTCCCACTACAGCCTGTCGTTCGCCGTCGCCCTGGGTGAGGGGCCGATCGACGGCCTGGGGCGGGTCTGGGCCAACGGCAAGCCGATGGACCTGGACGGGGTGACGATGCGGCTGCATCGCGGAACCGAGGACCAGACGCCGGATCCCCTGATCGAGGCGGTCGAGGGAACGGCCCCGGCCTATCGCGGCTGCGCCTATGTGGTGTTCGAGGACCTGCCGCTGGCGGCCTATGGCGATCGGCCGCCGCAGCTGGCGTTCGAGGTGTTCCGCCGTCCGGTCGGCGAGACGGCCGGGCTGGAGGATCGCCTCAAGTCCGTCTGCCTGATCCCCGGAGCCGGCGAGTTCGCCCTGGCGACCCAGGTCGTCCGCCGCCAGGACAGCCTGGTCCGCACCGCGCCCGAGAACGTCAACAACGCCGAGGGGCGGCCCGACCTGCTGGTCTCGCTCGACCAACTGCAGGCGCAGCTGCCGGCGCTGGAGGAGGTGGTGCTGGTCGTCGCCTGGTTCGGGACCAGCCTGGACGCCGGCGTCTGCGCGTTCCGGCCGGGCGTCGAGACGGCCGGCAAGCCGACCCGGCCGTTCGCCTGGCGGGCAGGGGGCGTCGACCGGAATGCGGCGCACCGGATCTCGACCCTGGAGGGCGGCGGCCCGGCCTATGGCGGCACGCCCGCCGACGAGGCGGTGGTCCAGGCGATCGTCGAGCTGAGGCGGCGCGGACTGAAGGTGACGCTCTACCCGTTCGTGCTGATGGATTGCGACGGCTATCCCTGGCGCGGACGCATCACCGGCGGGGTCGACGACGTCGCGGCGCTGTTCGGCGGCGCCGGGCCGGGACATTTCTCGGACGACGGCCGGACGACGGCCTACCACGGCCCGGCGGAGGACTGGGGGTGGCGGCGGATGATCCTGCATCACGCCCGGCTGGCCACGCTGGCCGGCGGGGTGGACGGCTTCCTGATCGGGTCGGAGATGGTCGGGGTCACCACGATCCGCGGCCCGGCGCGGTCCTATCCGGCGGTCGAGGCGCTGCGCGGGCTGGCCGCCGACTGCCGCGCCGTGCTCGGGACGGGAACCGCCATCGGCTACGCCGCCGATTGGACGGAGTATTTCGGACATCAGCCGGCGGACGGAAGCGGCGACGTGGCCTTCCACCTTGATCCGCTGTGGGCCGACCCGGCGATCGACTTCGTGGGGATCGATTTCTACCCGCCTCTGGCCGACCAGCGCGGACCCGACGCCGCAGAGATCGAGGTCGCCGGCGGCGAGGGGTTCGACTGGTTCTACGCGACCGAGGCCGACCGGACGGCCGGACGGCGGCGGCCGATCACCGACGGCGCCCATGGCGAGCCCTGGGTCTTCCGGCCCAAGGACCTCGTCGGCTGGTGGTCGAACGCCCACCACGACCGGCCCGGCGGCGTGCGGTCGCCGACCTCCACAGCCTGGGTCCCGCGCGGCAAGCCGATCCGCCTGATCGAGTTCGGCTGCGCCGCCGTGGACAAGGGGGCCAACGCCCCCAACGCCTTCATCGACCCCAAGAGCGCCGAGAGCCGGCTGCCGCCCTTCTCGAACGGGGCGCGCGACGACCTGGCGCAGCGGCGGACGCTGGAGGCGGCGCTGGCCCATTTCGCCGCGCCGCCGGCCAATCCGGTATCGGAGGTCTACGGAGGGCCGATGGTCGAGGCGATGAGCGCCTGGTGCTGGGACGCCCGGCCGTTTCCCGATTTCCCCGCCCGCGCCGGCCTGTGGAGCGACGGGCCGAACTGGGCGCTGGGCCACTGGCTGAACGGCCGGGTCGGCGCCGCGCCGTTGGGCGCCCTGGCCCAGACCCTGGCCGCGCGGGCGGGCGTCGCCCTCGACGTCGGCGACGCCGCGGGCGTGACGACCGGCTGCGTGCTGGAGGGGCCGACGCGCCTGCGCGATGCGCTGGAGCCGCTGGCCGCCTGCCTGGGCTTCGACGTCGCCGAACGGTCGGGGCGGGCGGCTCTGACGGCCCGTGACGGCGGCGTCGCGATCACGCTGACCGAGGACGACCTGGCCCGGCCCGAGACAGGCGAGGCCCTGGCGGCGCGCCGGACGCTGCCGGCCCCGCCCGACGTCATGGTCCTGCGCTTCATCGACGAGACCGCCGGCTATCAGACCGGATCCCTGACGGTCCGGCGCGAGTCCGTCGACGCCGGCGGGGTCGCCGGCGCGGACCTGCCGCTGGTCATGGCCGCGCCCCAGGCCGAGGCGGTCGGGCGGCGGTTGCTGGCCCGCGCCGAGGCTGCGCGGGACGAGGCGACCGTCCATTTGGCGCCGCTGGCGGCCCTGCGGCTGGAGGCCGGCGACCGCCTGCGCCTGCCGGGCTATGCGCGGCTGTGGCGCGTCGAGCGGCTGGACCTGGATGAACGGCCGCGGGCCCTGCTGAGCCTGTGCGAGCCGCCGGCGCCTGCCGGGGGATCGCCTGACTGGACGCCGGGGCCCGTGATCCAGCCGCCGGGGCCGCCGGTCCTGCACCTGCTCGACCTGCCGCTGCTGCCGGGCGCGGAGACGGACCGGCGCCTGATGGCCGCCGTCGCGGCGGAGCCCTGGCGCGCCTGCGATCTACATGCCGGCGCGGCGGCGGACGCCCTGACCCTGCGCGGCCGGGCAGGGGCGCCCGCGAACGTCGGCGTCACCCTGAGCCCGCTGCCGGCCGGGCCGCTGCATCGCTTCGACAGGACGGCGCGGCTGACCGTCCGGCTGGAGGGCGCGCCGCCGCAGAACCGATCGCGCGCCGCGGTGCTGGGCGGGGCCAACGCCCTGGCGGTGCAGGGGGCGGGCGGCGACTGGGAGATCCTGCAGTTCCTGTCGGCCGAGCCTGTCGCGCCGGACGTCTGGGTCCTGTCGGGCCTGCTGCGCGGCCAGGCCGGCAGCGAACCGGCGATGGCGGCGCTGACGCCGGCCGGAGCAGCCGTCGTCGCGCTGGACGATGGCCTTGTCCGCGTCGAGACGGCGCTGTTCGAGCGCGGGGTCCCGCTGCTCTGGCGCGCGGCGCCGGCCGGCGCGCCGCCGGGCGGAGAGGCGGCCAGCGAGACGATCGCCGTCTGGCGCGGCCTGGCGGACCGACCCTGGGCACCCGCTCACCTCCGCCGGGAGACGCTGGCGGACGGGGCGGTGCGGTTCCGCTGGATCCGCCGCGCCCGGATCGGCGGCGACGGCTGGGAGGCGGAGCCGCCGCTGGGCGAAGAGACCGAGCGCTACCGGATCGAGTTGCTCGTCGACGGCGCGGTCGTGCGCCGGGCCGAGACCGAGGCGCCGGTGTTCGCCTGGACCCCGGCGATGCAGGCGGTCGACCGCCCCGGCGGCCTCCCCGACCCGGTGGTCGTCCGGCTCGCCCAGTTTTCGTCGGCGTTCGGCTGGGGCGCCGTCACTGTCCGCAGCCTGTGGCGTTAA
- a CDS encoding phage head completion protein, translating to MTIAALRALAALEAPSEAETLFGGRSRSWSQVAALWVDLRPSGHRESPDAAGPPRLVETAEAEARAHPAVRRGRRLKAGGEPWRIVAVVPHAARRGRIVLKLERHWP from the coding sequence GTGACCATCGCCGCCCTGCGCGCCCTGGCCGCCCTGGAGGCGCCGTCCGAGGCCGAGACCCTGTTCGGCGGCCGCTCGCGCAGCTGGTCCCAGGTCGCCGCCCTGTGGGTCGATCTGCGCCCCTCGGGGCATCGCGAGAGCCCCGACGCCGCCGGCCCGCCGCGCCTGGTCGAGACCGCCGAGGCCGAGGCGCGCGCCCACCCCGCCGTCCGGCGCGGTCGGCGGCTGAAGGCGGGCGGCGAGCCCTGGCGGATCGTCGCCGTCGTCCCGCACGCGGCCCGGCGCGGCCGGATCGTGCTGAAGCTGGAAAGGCATTGGCCATGA
- a CDS encoding head-tail connector protein, translating into MPPITLAEARLFLRVTDDAEDDLIRLLIEAATGRVEASVGLVLADPAPAPLRLAILMLVAQAYEHRDAGEPPLSLVEPWLASWRRARL; encoded by the coding sequence ATGCCTCCCATCACCCTCGCCGAGGCGAGGCTGTTCCTGCGCGTCACCGACGACGCCGAGGACGACCTGATCCGGTTGCTGATCGAGGCGGCGACCGGCCGGGTCGAGGCTTCCGTCGGGCTGGTCCTGGCCGATCCGGCGCCCGCGCCGCTGCGGCTGGCCATCCTGATGCTGGTCGCCCAGGCCTACGAGCACCGCGACGCCGGCGAGCCGCCGCTGTCGCTGGTCGAGCCCTGGCTGGCGTCCTGGCGGAGGGCGCGGCTGTGA
- a CDS encoding phage tail assembly chaperone has translation MIATPWPALLRLAALRFGLAPEVFWRLSVVEWRALAEDAAPQTLTRTALDALVRAYPDGQP, from the coding sequence GTGATCGCGACGCCCTGGCCCGCGCTGCTGCGGCTGGCCGCCTTGCGCTTCGGCCTGGCGCCCGAGGTCTTCTGGCGGCTGTCCGTCGTCGAATGGCGGGCGCTGGCCGAGGACGCCGCTCCCCAGACCCTGACCCGGACCGCGTTGGATGCGCTGGTTCGCGCCTATCCGGATGGACAGCCATGA
- a CDS encoding DnaJ C-terminal domain-containing protein has translation MAGDPYAELGVPRSASQDEIRKAFRKLAKQYHPDANPGDKSAEERFKRVSGAFDIVGDEDKRRKFDRGEIDADGREQHGGFGGGPFGPGGASGGRYRPGPGSPGFEGIDINDIFGEAFGRGAGGGRGGGFGFGGSSKGADLRARLDVDLEDAIRGAKKRIAFSDGRTLDVNIPKGAQDGQTLRLKGQGAQGRGGAGDALIELAIRVHPLYRREGATLTMDLPISAPDAILGGKVEAPTPDGPVSLTVPRGSNSGAQLRLKGRGFIDAKGKRGDLMARLVVTLPEGPDPELEKFAERWRKERPYQPRRR, from the coding sequence TTGGCAGGCGATCCTTACGCAGAACTGGGCGTCCCCCGGAGCGCCAGCCAGGACGAGATCCGCAAGGCGTTCCGCAAGCTGGCCAAGCAGTACCATCCGGACGCCAATCCCGGCGACAAGAGCGCCGAGGAGCGCTTCAAACGCGTCTCGGGCGCCTTCGACATCGTCGGCGACGAGGATAAGCGCCGGAAGTTCGACCGCGGCGAGATCGACGCCGACGGCCGCGAGCAGCATGGGGGCTTCGGCGGCGGTCCCTTCGGCCCCGGCGGCGCCTCGGGCGGTCGCTATCGCCCTGGCCCGGGCAGCCCCGGGTTCGAGGGCATCGACATCAACGACATCTTCGGCGAGGCCTTCGGCCGCGGCGCGGGCGGCGGCCGGGGCGGCGGCTTCGGTTTCGGCGGCTCGTCCAAGGGCGCGGACCTGCGCGCGCGGCTGGACGTCGACCTGGAGGACGCCATCCGCGGCGCCAAGAAGCGGATCGCCTTCTCCGACGGCCGGACCCTGGACGTGAACATCCCCAAGGGCGCCCAGGACGGCCAGACCTTGCGGCTGAAGGGCCAGGGGGCCCAGGGACGCGGCGGAGCCGGCGACGCCCTGATCGAGCTGGCGATCCGGGTCCACCCGCTCTATCGGCGCGAGGGCGCGACCCTGACCATGGACCTGCCGATCTCGGCGCCCGATGCGATCCTGGGCGGCAAGGTCGAGGCGCCGACCCCCGACGGTCCGGTGTCGTTGACGGTTCCGCGCGGCTCCAACAGCGGCGCCCAGCTGCGGCTCAAGGGGCGGGGCTTCATCGACGCCAAGGGCAAGCGCGGCGATCTGATGGCCCGCCTGGTCGTGACCCTGCCCGAGGGGCCTGATCCCGAGTTGGAGAAGTTCGCCGAGCGCTGGCGCAAGGAGCGGCCCTATCAGCCGCGGCGGCGCTAG
- a CDS encoding antitoxin Xre-like helix-turn-helix domain-containing protein, which yields MTKSAKASTPAPLPSMELQTFSNEADRQRLSAAAIKAFRSMARIWDLSNAEAASLLGVSSSTWDRIKASRWDGALGQDQLTRVSALVGVYKGLHLLFADDMADRWPRLQNRGPIFERATPIEAMIEGGIPRMLEVRRYVDAVRGGL from the coding sequence ATGACCAAATCGGCCAAGGCGTCGACGCCGGCGCCGCTCCCGTCGATGGAGCTGCAGACCTTCTCGAACGAAGCTGATCGCCAGCGTCTGAGCGCCGCCGCGATCAAGGCGTTTCGTTCCATGGCCAGGATCTGGGACCTGTCCAACGCCGAGGCGGCGTCGCTGCTCGGCGTCTCGTCGAGCACCTGGGACCGGATCAAGGCCAGCCGCTGGGACGGTGCGCTGGGGCAGGACCAGCTGACCCGCGTGTCGGCCCTGGTCGGGGTCTACAAGGGGCTGCACCTGCTGTTCGCCGACGACATGGCCGACCGATGGCCGCGCCTGCAGAACCGGGGCCCGATCTTTGAGCGGGCGACGCCCATCGAGGCGATGATCGAGGGCGGCATACCGCGGATGCTGGAAGTGCGCCGGTATGTCGACGCCGTTCGCGGCGGACTCTGA